Genomic window (Papilio machaon chromosome 12, ilPapMach1.1, whole genome shotgun sequence):
CCCTTTATTCCATCCCTGCATTTGCACCGGCTCTATAAAATGGATTCATCAAGAGTGTCTAGTACAATGGATGCGGTATTCACGAAAAGAAATTTGCGAGCTATGTGGACATCGGTTCTCCTTCATGCCGATTTATTCGCCCGACATGCCTCGACGACTACCGATACGGGATGTTATGGGTGGTTTGGTTACCTCCGTAGCGTCGGCTGTAAAAGACTGGCTGCACTATACTCTGGTAGCCCTTGCATGGCTCGGTATCGTTCCACTAACCGCTTGTAGAACTTACCGTTGCCTATTTTCGGCTTCTCTGGATCCAGTTATATCATTGCCATTTGATATAGTATCAGCTGAGAATCTTGCTAAAGATGTTTTCTCGGGTTGCTTTGTTGTGACATGTActttattttcgtttattGGCCTCGTATGGCTCCGAGAGCAGATAATGCACGGTGGGGGTCCAGACTGGATGGAGAGAGAGAACCTACCTGCTCCTCCCCCAGAAGAAATCCCATTGcctgaaaataataatgaccGGATCAATGAAGTTCCTGGAGAAGAAGGAGCAGAGAGAGAAGAAGGTATTGGTGATGCAGGGGAAGATGCTCTAGTTGGAGATGAAGCTAATTGGAATCCTATGGATTGGGACAGAGCAGCAGCTGAGGAGCTAACTTGGGCTCGTCTTCTTGGTTTAGATGGCTCAATGGTGTTTTTGGAACATGTGTTTTGGGTTGTGTCCCTTAATACATTGTTTATTCTGGTGTTTGCATTCTGCCCATACCACATTGGGAGATTGGGGGCTGCCCTAGCCGGCTTGACTGCAGAGGGTCCCTTTGCAGGTCCTCTGACAGCTTTGGCTGGGTATGTGTTGGTGGGTGCAATCCTTGCTGTGTTACATGGCATAGCATCCTTGTTACGTCTTAGAAGTGCTAAGAAGGCTCTAGGTTTCTGCTATGTTGTTGTGAAGGTGGCCCTCCTATCTGTCGTAGAggtaagattaaaataatttatttaaaaaaaaactcaagaCTACCTATTattacgattttataggtgctAAGTGAGTTCATTCACTTTAGTATTTTGTTACTCCGTAGGTCAATATCCTGTTTgttcaatttcttttaaacttGTAAGCACAATACAAGTAATTATAGAGGTTACTGCTTCTACTgctaattacaatataacacaaaaataagttatattaatttaaaagtaaatggtaatttacttttttttttaagtgcaTTAATTCATGTAAACAATACCTCATTACTAGTTAAATGACaaagaaaagtttttctaaggcttatttaatacaattaaattctaGGAACATTTGCAttctattaattatacatttgttAATCAATTCTTTgcaaaaattgttacaaattgttttatagaattttttattttgttgactatttctatttaattttttttgtcgtaATTAATCATAGAAATTTAATGTTGTACTGACCTAGTTTTTCCACATTTAAGTCTACGTCTAAAACGACAATAAATGACAGATGACTAATCCCCAGGGGTTAGACAGGGACGAGAGACTTCTATGAGTTAAACCTCTCTCtcttaaatgttttcatattgtcattttgtttacagATTGGTGTAATACCGCTAGTTTGTGGTTGGTGGTTAGATCTATGCTCCCTTTCAATGTTCGATGCGACCCTCAAAGACCGGGAGTCAAGTCTCCATGCAGCACCTTGGACATTAATGTTTATACATTGGCTTGTTGGAATGGTTTACGTGTACTACTTTGCATCATTCATCTTGCTACTAAGAGAGGTGCTCCGGCCCGGTGTACTTtggtttttaaagaatttaaatgatCCTGACTTCAGTCCTGTACAGGtaccataatttttttttgttcttggAGTCTTGAAAactcaaaatttatattgttgatgtgttttataatggatataatttttataaaaacatatgcatatattgttatctgaTGATAATAACGAGAAATTACTTCCCAACTCATTCATATATATGAACAGctattgaattaaatgaatgataaaaaaaacttgtgagccgccatgggacgcctggcagatgtgaaacatcgtgtgtgtacaagtaatatgcataaaatattaaatattataattaaataaataatgatgatgatgatagtaataatattaagaaaaatgtattaaatcagaaaattaataaatatgtggaataataataataataataataatagtaataaaaataaaaaataatattcaatattattaaactaaacacataaaatatatatatgtatatctcagtatagcttggcgacccgtcgccacggcaagcgtcgccacgccaacaattcggtttacaagtgatcgtatagatgtttcacatcaaaattacatattattgtgaatgcttttaactttatttttattgtatactttTGATGAAATCAAATTCACAACCCAGATAGTATGTGTTGGAATCCCGACAGGGTTGCCAGATGTTggataactaaaataaaacacatttcttCCTTGCGATCCATTCAGacactatatatatttttttcacatattaaatttttgactatttcacacataaaaaatagaattgttactaaaaagaagtaaatatagaaaattataaagagtttTGATATTACAGCCAATATTTActagattaatatttaaagccAATCTCTAACGGAAGATTATAATGTGGGTCTAAACAGTTTAGAAATCTATTCTACTTCAGAGAGTCATAGATAAAATGGTCATTgtagactattttttttttaataaactatcaCTGGTTACCTTCACCTTTTTTGCAGGAAATGATACATCTTTCAGTATGGTCGCATATTCGACGTCTTATTGTTTCGGCTATGATATTTGGTACAGCTGTACTCTTTATGCTGTGGCTACCGATAAGAGTCATCAAATATGTGTTACCCGGATTTCTTCCTTACGCCGTTGCCGTGCACACTGAAGCACCCGTGAATGAATTGAGCTTGGAATTATTATTACTGcaggtatttattattataaattatattatttaacaattttatattttttattggcaGGCTACCTGATCCTGCTACTATTTATCAGGTTTCTTAGATCTGTTTGTATCATGTTTATTGCATCTACTTCATATGAtatgatgtaatttttatctatttaattatagttactaagatacaaaatatataaatgtcatagataaacaacatttatttgttGGAATAACCAaggtgaaaatatataataaagtgtCACCTTGAATAcaggttaaataaatttgcataaattttatttattccttttcgtttttatatttttataaattgctttAGTGATTACCACAAATGGTAACTGATTTTACACTGTTCTTAAAAATGGGaatctgttatttatttaaattaaatctcttgaatactaattattaaagatataattcgatattttgaataattttcgaATGTtacttgttaatattatatgcaAAATATATGTTCCTTGTTCCATTTTTCTTTCTAATATGAGAGCTTAGACGAAATAGCATTTGATTAGCAATGCCACATAAACATCGCGGTTTTTACTAgcgatatattaaaaaaaaaaatagcatattaattaatttactaatattttctgTAACCACTTCAACTAAATTCTAGACTTCTACAAAGACATGGTTGGCCAAATGGGGTTCGAACCCTCGATCACGTGATCGGACGTCCGTACCCTTAATCATTAGGCTATTCTCACTTCTATCTTTTCACTGGGGCTgtacatatacaaatattaaagtattataataattaggtGATACTGCCGGCTCTATTGGAGCAGTCTCACACGCGCACATGGCTGAAGGCGGGTCTGCGTGCGTGGTGCGCGTGCGCCGCGGCCTTGCTCGGCCTGCGCTCTTACCTGCTGGGCGAGGCGGCTAGAGATGAGCCAAACCCACCCCCACATCCTCCGCATCAGCTCGGCGCGGCGCATCAGGTGGGAGGAATATCATcatcaccatcatcatcatctttaGTTGTGAACCTGAGGACATAAGCCACTAAGTATTCTGCAAACGTCTCACTAACATATGTCTCTAAGAATTTTGAAATGACTGCTTGGGCTAGATTCCGAGATTATTGAcaaattagctgtcgcccgcggctccgtccgctctgaataaaaaaacgcaaaaagcctatgtgtacttccagactatgttctacatctgtgccaaatttcatctaaatccgttgagccgttccggagatacgttAAAACagacatctatccatctaaactttcgcatttaaataagattacTGCACACTTCTGGAGACAACATTCggcttcatcatcatcaacctactcctatggagggtcggcacagtatgtactactcctccaaaCATCTcaatcagccgtcatatctgaatgtATCCGCTTACGCAtattcacacaatccatccatactttctttggttttCCGCTACAGTGTCTACCTCTCCTAATAGTTGTAGACGCCAATAACAACATCtattgcacgaattggccggatagctcagtgaaataccacgaccacacagaagacaggcctCATGTGGAaataattccaagtacagtctgatgagtgtggtatcGGTACCATATacgcacaaaaagaaaacatttaaccttcctatgtatctcctcctccattaaatccacctccccttcccattatCTAATTATCCGGAGGTCTTAATTTtgtcctcttttccttcccacccttttcttataaggaaaggatgggaaggggaggaggatgagatgcataggaaggttaaatattttctttttgtgcgtctcttTCTTcatcgattgagggtaggcaactcatctgctattgcgaatgtctatggccagcggtcgcttcgccatttcggcgaattcatgtggccgcttgctcgtttgccaccttgtataaaaaacctttatagccatccacattcaatctcattactttttgtttatatgagcGATATGGCActgaaaaagtttaaatataactttttggTGAGTGAATATCCAATTGAGTGTTTTTAAGTCGTATTATGAAgagtttagtttaaatataagtatgtTAGGCGCTGGTGTGGCGCGACGGTCCTGCTGGCTTCGAGCCGTATGTGAGAGTGTCGTGGTTCCCGCTGCGACTGGCCGGTCTACTCGTCCTCGTCTCTATATCACTCGTCATGGCCAGCGCTCTCACTTTGGTCAGTATTGATCGTATAcgtggaattttaaaaaaattgtaataaatatagcctgtTACctggggatagtgtagctttcaaacggtgaaagaattttttcaaatctg
Coding sequences:
- the LOC106713707 gene encoding E3 ubiquitin-protein ligase MARCHF6, whose amino-acid sequence is MDSDLSGADFCRFCRSEASSDRPLFHPCICTGSIKWIHQECLVQWMRYSRKEICELCGHRFSFMPIYSPDMPRRLPIRDVMGGLVTSVASAVKDWLHYTLVALAWLGIVPLTACRTYRCLFSASLDPVISLPFDIVSAENLAKDVFSGCFVVTCTLFSFIGLVWLREQIMHGGGPDWMERENLPAPPPEEIPLPENNNDRINEVPGEEGAEREEGIGDAGEDALVGDEANWNPMDWDRAAAEELTWARLLGLDGSMVFLEHVFWVVSLNTLFILVFAFCPYHIGRLGAALAGLTAEGPFAGPLTALAGYVLVGAILAVLHGIASLLRLRSAKKALGFCYVVVKVALLSVVEIGVIPLVCGWWLDLCSLSMFDATLKDRESSLHAAPWTLMFIHWLVGMVYVYYFASFILLLREVLRPGVLWFLKNLNDPDFSPVQEMIHLSVWSHIRRLIVSAMIFGTAVLFMLWLPIRVIKYVLPGFLPYAVAVHTEAPVNELSLELLLLQVILPALLEQSHTRTWLKAGLRAWCACAAALLGLRSYLLGEAARDEPNPPPHPPHQLGAAHQALVWRDGPAGFEPYVRVSWFPLRLAGLLVLVSISLVMASALTLVIPVAIGRKVMALWLPKASEGVHELYTAACGMYVCWAVGRGGALAAGWARGGRAALLARAALWARRAARAALAALALLGLVPLMFGLLLELVLVIPLRVPLEQSPVLFVWQDWALGVLYTKIVCALTMMGPDWTMRRAIEKAYRDGIREMDLKFILRDVAAPLVRWLGLALAVPYALAHSAAPLLVTAPVQRNLLARRVYPALLLLVVLGTLAVFQIRQFKKLYEHIKNDKYLVGQRLVNYDHRRHKQQRSSVAATN